The Poriferisphaera corsica DNA segment ACCTTCTTCTGTATCGGGGAGCTGATCGGTGATGCTGAAAATTGAATCGCATGCGTTACATTTAGCGATCATGTGTTCGATGTTGATGTCATCGGAAGGAATTGCTTTATTGCAGTTTTCGCATTGGATTTTCATGTTGCCTCACTTTTGGGTTACTCCATCATTTCTAGCAGGTCGTTGATTTCTTGTGCGGCGTGGTCATCGCCTGATTCGACGGCCATTTTGATGCCGAGATTGAGGACGGATTTAGCGTCGTGGTCTTCGCCAAGCTCAGAGAGCATTTTTGCTTTTTGGAAATAGGCGTAGCAATAGTGCTTATCGAGGTCGAGGGTTTTGTCGAGCCAATCGATAGCGGTTTGGAAATCTTCGGTTTTGGCGTGTTCGAGGGCGATGCCGTAAGTGACGAAAGGGTCAGTCGGGTCGGCATCGAACATTTTTTGCAATTGATTTAAGCGATCACTCATGCGGGCATTATAATGCATTCACAATGTATTGAATAGAAATGAAAACGTTATGTGTTTTACATTTAACAGTTGATATTTTTTTAAGTACATTGCGAATTGTTCTTTTATTACAGTTTGTTTCGATCCATAATAATTAGTCGCTTAGCGAGATTGAAAAAATGTCGCATTCTGAATTACTTTGTTTTTGCGGATCAGGTAAAAAATATTTCCAATGTCACACAAAATTTGAGGGTATGCAAGAGCCATCTGATAGAGATTTGCATAATGTTGATCAATATGTTCCTCAAGAACGCGTATGCTACGCGCCCGACTTTCTACGAAAATGTAATGGTAAGATCATTAGGTCACATACAATACAGAAAAAGGGTAGCTTGTCATTTATTGCGGATAATGGGCATGTTATCGGTGTGAAATTTGGTGATAAATACAATAATCATATACGGTTTGATAAAATTGGAATAAACAAAGCTTCGACATTTTATGGTTTTTGCCAGCACCACGATAAAGCGATTTTTAAGCCAATTGAAGATGTTGATTTTATTGCAAGTCCTATGCAGTGTTTCTTGATGTGTTTTCGAGCATTATGTTTTGAGTTGTATAAAAGTAGAGGGGCTGTGATAAATAATGATTATCGAGATCTTTGCTGCAGAGGCCAGCACTATAGAGAACAATTAACAATTCATGAAAATGTGAGAAGATATAACGCGGAAACAAAATCAAAAATCCATGATCTGGAAATATTAAAACGATGGATGGACAGCAGCATATCAAAAGGCGTAATACCAAAGAATTTTGCCTTTACTGTAATTGAGTACAACGAACAATCGCCATTTCATGTTTCAGCTGTGATTAGCCCAGAATATGATTTTGAGGGGCGACAATTACTAGAGCTATCAGATCTTAGCAGTTTTTCGGATCGTGTAATGATTTCAACAATCCCCTTGGAACGAAAAAAGGGTTGTATGGTTTTGGGGTGGAATTCGTCCTTCTGTGGGGCGTCAGAAAGTTTTGTGAATTCGTTTGTTGATCAAACTAAATTGCTTGGTTTTGATGTACTGTTGCAATCTTCAATTATATTAGCGGAGAATATTTATTTAAATCCTTCTTGGTGGGAGTCATTAGGTAGCCATCGTGATGTTTTAAATGATATGTTGGAGCATAATATTCAGGATTATGGCTTAAATAGTTTGAAAGATATCCAGTCGTCAGGCCTGTTTGATAGTACTGAATTCAGATTTCAGAGTTTCGGTGGGGGTTAGTCGTCAATGTCGATGATTTCGGCGGTGACGGTTTCTAGGTCGAGGATGGCGACGGTGCAGCGGCCTGTGAGCCAACCACAGCATTCACCGGGGTTGAGGAAGAGTGTTGAGGAGTCGTGGCCGGGGAGGGTGCGGGTTTCGTTGACGATTTCGTGGGTGTGGCCGGTGATGATGACGTCGGCGGGTTTGTTATTTGGGGTCATGTCATCGGTTTTGAGCCAATCGATGAAATGCGACATGACGATGGTTCTGTTGTGGAGTGTGACGGTGATCTGGTCTTCGAGATCGGGTAGGACAGATTTGAGGCCCTTGCGTTCGCCATCGTTGTTGCCGAAGACGCAGTAAAGGGGGATGGGGAGAACTGAGGGGGCAATGAGCTTTGCGGCGAAGGGAGCGACGTAGTCGCCGGCATGAAAGATAGCGTCAACGTTCTGCTTGCGGAAAAACGCGATGGCTTTCTTGAATGTGGGGAGGCGGTCGTGTGTATCGCTAATAACGCCGATTTTCATGGGAGGCTCCTTAAACGGGGTTTGCGAGGGTGTGAAATGGAGGGGTGAGGAGCGGGAGAGATTGTGACTAACTATGCACAATGCTATTCAAGATGGCAGAGAGGTCAATGGGGGACAGTCTTGCGTGCAATGGTTGAAGGAGGGAAAGATGGGGGAGATGGGATGATTCGATTAATAAGATGTGCGAAATGGTGTGTATAGTGGGGTGAAAAGGGCGTCTGATTCGCCATTTGAGGGGCAAATGGGTAAACTTCATCAAATTTAGGTGAAAATTGTCTCGATCGGTGCGCGATTTGTTCGCGCTGATTTGTAGGCGATTGGTTTGAGTTAATGTTCCCGAAAGCTGGGCGCTGTGGCGCTGGTGCTGTTCTTACAGGTGAAACATGCCAAAAAGAGAAGATATCAAAACGATCCTGATCATCGGTGCAGGCCCTATTGTGATTGGCCAGGGCTGTGAGTTCGATTATTCAGGGACACAGGCGTGTAAGGCTCTCAAAGAAGAGGGTTACAACGTCGTGCTGATTAACTCGAACCCGGCGACGATTATGACCGATCCGGAGTTTTCGGACAGGACATATATTGAGCCGATCACGCCGGAAGCGGTTGAGAAGATTATTGCGAAAGAGCAGGATGGGCCGTTCCACATTGATGCGCTATTGCCAACACTCGGTGGACAGACAGGACTTAACTGTGCGTGTCAGATGTTTGATGCGGGTGTGCTTGATAAGTACGGCGTTGAAATGATCGGTGCGAACCGCGAAGTGATCTACCGTGCTGAAGACAGGCTACAGTTTAAAGAGTGCATGGAATCAATCGGTTTGCAGTGTCCAAAAGCAGGCGTTGCAGAAACGATGGATGAAGCGAGAGCGATTCTCGAAGAAGTCGGCTTGCCAGCAATTATACGCCCGGCGTTCACGCTCGGTGGAACAGGCGGTGGGGTTGCATATAACTATGAAGAATTTGAAGACATCGCTAAGCGTGGGTTAGACGCATCGATGAATAGTCAGATTTTGATTGACCAATCGTTGCTTGGTTGGAAAGAATATGAACTCGAAGTGATGCGCGACAAGGATGATAACTGTGTCGTGATCTGCTCAATTGAGAACTTTGATCCGATGGGCGTACATACAGGTGATTCAATCACTGTGGCACCATCTCAGACGCTGACGGATAAAGAATACCAGCGAATGCGCGATGCGTCGCTGGCAATTATGCGTGCGATTGGTGTTGAGACTGGCGGTTCGAACGTGCAGTTTGGTGTGAATCCGGCTGATGGTGAGATTGTGGTGATTGAGATGAATCCACGCGTGTCACGTTCTTCAGCACTTGCTTCCAAAGCTACAGGATTCCCGATTGCAAAGTTGGCGGCTAAGTTAGCAGTCGGTTACACGCTGTGGGAATTGGATAATGATGTTACAGGTGAAACCAAAGCATGCTTTGAACCAACGATTGACTATGTTGTGACGAAGATTCCTCGTTGGACGTTTGAGAAATTCCCAGAAGCAGACGAGACACTGACAACGCAGATGAAGTCGGTTGGTGAGGCGATGAGTATTGGACGTACGTTCAAAGAATCGCTGCAAAAAGGTATCCGCTCGATGGAAGTGAAGCGGTTTGGCATTGGTCTTGATGCGAATGATAAGTGGTTGAATTCATCACGCGGTAAGAAGAATGCGGATGATTCGCCAATTGAGTGGCCGATTAAGGCGACGAAACTTGAGCGAAAATTAGCAAGCCCGTCACAAGGTCGTATGTACTACCTGCGTTATGCGTTCAAGATGGGGAAGTCGGTCGAAGAAGTGAATGCAGCGACGGGCATTGATCCGTGGTTCTTGGATCAGCTTAAGCAATTGATTGATTTTGAGGACGTGCTTTGTAGCTATCAAAGGTTGGAAGACGTGCCAGCGGAAGTGATGAAGCAAGCAAAGCAATGGGGTTATAGTGATCCGCAATTGGCGTATCTGTATCTCGATACAATCGGGACAGAAAACATTTTGAAGGTGCGTGAATACCGCAAATCACTGGGCGTTGAGCCTGTGTATAAATTGGTTGACACCTGTGCGGCAGAGTTTGAAGCAAGTACACCTTACTACTACTCGGCTTATGAATCGCCTATTACGCAAATAGATGATAGTGGCAGTTCGACACAAGTTTATGACGATGAGATCCGTGTTACGGATAAGAAAAAAGTCATCATTCTTGGCGGTGGTCCGAACCGCATCGGGCAGGGGATTGAATTTGATTACTGTTGCGTCCAGGCTGCGTTTGCAGCGAAGGAGCTTGGGTTTGAAGCAGTGATGGTGAACTCAAATCCAGAGACTGTTTCGACGGACTATGACACCAGTGATCTGCTATTCTTTGAGCCATTGACGTTTGAAGATGTGCTGAACATCTGTGAGCGTTTGAATGGGGGTGCGTTTGGAGCTTCTGATAGCAAAAACTTAGTCCATGGCGTGATTGTGTCATTTGGTGGTCAAACTCCGCTTAACTTGGCGCATAGCCTTGAGCGGGCAGGTGTGCCGGTGATTGGTACTGCGGTCGATTCGATCGATCTTGCTGAAGATCGTGAAAGATTTGCTGAGTTATGTGATAAGTTGAATGTGAAGCAGCCTGATAACGGTATTGCATACGATGTTGATCAGGCGATTGAGATTGCGAATCGTATTTCCTATCCGGTGCTGGTGCGTCCTTCGTTTGTGCTGGGCGGTCGTGCGATGGAAACGGTTTATGATGACGATCAGCTACGTCATTACATGACGATTGCGATTGGTGCATCTGATCTTGAAGGGCAGCCGATCCTCGTTGATAAATTTTTGGCTGAAGCGATTGAATGTGATATTGACGTGATCGCTGACTTTGCTCCTGCTGCTGGCAGTGAAGGTAAATCATGCCGAGCATTGGTGTGTGGTGTGCTGGAGCATATTGAAGAAGCTGGTATTCACTCCGGTGACTCAGCTTGCACGATTCCGCCGCACTCGCTGTCGGCTGAAACAATCGAAAAATTGAAGCAGCAGTCACGTGATATGGCAGAAGCCCTGAGTGTGCGTGGTTTGATGAATGTGCAATGGGCGATCCGAAAGGGTACGGTTTCGGGAGAAGACGAGATTTATGTTATTGAAGTGAATCCGCGTGCATCGAGAACTGTACCGTTTGTTGGTAAAGCGACAGGTGTGTCATGGGCGAGATTGGCTGCAAAGGTTATGGCTGGTAAGCAGCTTGAAGAGTTGGGTATAACCGAAGAGGTGATACCGACGCATACTTCGATTAAAGAATCAGTGTTCCCGTTCTCCAAATTCCCTGGTGTTGATGTGATCCTCGGCCCAGAGATGCGTTCTACGGGCGAGTGCATGGGTGCTGACTACGATTACCCGACGGCTTTCGCGAAATCACAATCATCGGCAGGTGTGACACTTCCGACGGAAGGCAAGATATTCTTGTCAGTGAGGGACTCAGACAAGCCAGGCATTGTTGAAATTGCACGCGATCTTGTCGATATGGGTTTTGAAGTCCTGACGACGGGCGGTACGCATGAGTTCTTGAAAGAACAGGGTGTTGAAACCACACGCTTGCGTAAGATTTCAGAGGGGCGACCGAATGCAGTCGACTTAATCAAGAACGAAGAGATCGCGCTGATCTTGAATACGCCGACGCGAAAGGGTGCAGGTTCAGATGAAGGGCATCTCCGTGCAACAGCAGTTCGTTTCCGCACAGGTATGATTACGACGTTGACCGCAGCAAAGGCGGCCGTGGCGGCGATCAAAGCTTTGAGGAATGAAGATTGGCAGGTTAATGCACTGCAAGATTATTTCCCAGAGGTTGCTCGGGAACGGTAATCATGAAGATCATGTAACAAAAAAGACAGGCATTAAGCCTGTCTTTTTTAATTTTCAACTTACGCTGATTTTGTTATTTGTCCTCAATAATTCCCGGCCCCTCTATTGTTTCATCTTTGCGGTGCAGCGCTTTCCAGTTACGTGGGGTAAGTGTTGTTTGCTGTTTGAAGCAACGTGAAAAAATACTTTGTTCCGAGAAGCCGCACGCCCTGGCAACATCTCTTAAAGGCAGATTAGTCTGAGACATTAATTCTTTTGCTCTGCCTATTTGGATTTGCTTGAACATCGCAATTGGAGATTGGGATTCAACCTGGTTGAACAATCTACGTAAATGTGAGGGCGAGATACGTACTGCAGCGGCAACGATTTCAACAGATGGATTGGATGCAAGGTTTTCAGCATACCATGACAGTGCATGAGCAACCTTGCGGTGCGATTCTTTTTCTGGCGTTATGGAGGCTGTCATCGGGACGTCTTTTAATGCGCTCAATGAGAGTTCTAAAAGCAACTTGTCGAACCGCATATTTGAGAGCCCTGTCGGGTATTCGTAATCAGGTACGACCTCCCTGATGCTCTGGTATAAAGCTTGTGATTGTTCTGGGCCAAGTGGTGCGCAGAGTGGGCCATTATCTGTGACGTGGTGTCTCAGTGCATCGGGTACTTGATCAAATTGTGCGACAAATACTCGACAACCGGTGTTAGGTAGCCCTGTCCAGCCATGTAGTTGATGAGGTGCAAAAACCCACATCGTGTGAGATTTGAGGTCGGGATTCATGTTTTCTGGGAGCAGTGGGGCCGCATATCCCTCTACGACAGCCTGGAATTCCCATAAAGCGCGCGTGACGGGTTGTGTGGGGTAATCGCCGTAATGTCTTGTGCCTAATCCGATATAGCCAAGCATACGAAATATCCTATTGAAGTGGTAATTGATAATGCACAATGAAAGCAATGATAATAGCTGAATAATGCGCTTGTTAGTCGAAAATGTCAAATAGAATTTTCAGGCTCTGCCTGCTGCATGAGCGATTATGTTAAATACTAGTTTATAAAGATAATTTATTTAGAATATTTCTAAATAACGGTTGACGTGATCGTCTCGACAGCCTACATTTACTTCGTCGTAAGCAAGCTGTCCGATGATAGTGTGTGGGACGAAATAAATTGTTCTGCGAAGCTGTTGGGCAGCAGGAACACAAAACAGCGGGTCAGGTGAATTCCGCTAGCAAACGATAAAACTCCAGCAACGAGAGAGAATAATCATGTTAACCGTAGGTGACGCTTTTCCAGTTTTTTCATCGAAGGCATGTGTCGGTAACACGCCGGATGATTTAATTACAATTGATAATTCAAGTGATGGTGATAAGTGGCGGGTTTTCTTTTTCTACCCCAAGGACTTCACATTTGTTTGCCCAACTGAGATCGCAGAATTTGGCCGTCGTCTTTCTGAATTTCACGATCGCGATTGCACTGTATTTGGTGGTTCAACTGACAATGAATTTTCGCACCTTGCTTGGCGTAACAGTCATGAGGATCTTCGAGATTTGCCATACCCGCTTATTGCAGCTCAAAAGCTTGCGACGGAATTGGGGATATTAGATGCAGAAGAAGGTGTATGCTTACGTGCAACTTTTATTGTTGATCCGCATGGCGTGATTCAATGGGCGCAAGCAAACAACCTGTCTGTTGGCCGCAATGTCAATGAAGTACTTCGTGTTCTCGACGCAATTCAATCTGACGAACTCTGCCCATGTAATTGGAGCAAGGGTGATGGCTTCATTCAGGTATAATTTCGCAAAATTTAGTGCCGATTTTTTAACGGAAATCGGCATATTTTTTACTCACATCGTATAAGTATCGATAAGGAAGAAATGATGGCAACTATACAATCGGGTGGAATTGAAGCCATAAAAGAGCAATTGTCAGAAGAAGCCAAAGATTTGAAATTGAATCTTTCTGGCATTTTTGCAGGCGGAGTGCTTTCTGAATCACAGACGTGGGGAGTAATCTTAACCAGTGCGTATTTTATTAAAGATGATGCACTTATCGATGCTTTTGAATCTGATGCTGAAGCATCATCGGTATCGAATGAGGTTATTAGTGACGCTAAGGCCGCAGCTTCTATTATGGGTATGAATACCATGTATTACCGATTCAAGCATTTGATTGGTAAGGAATCTTATATGAAAAAACCTGCTCGGCTTCGCATGCAGCGTATGATGACACCTGCAACAAGTAAACTTGATTTTGAGTTAAACTCAACTGCTGCCGCAGTGTTGGCTGGCTGTGAAATGTGCGTCAAAGCTCATGAAGCGAGTGTGCTTAAAGAAGGGCTGTCCGAAGAGCATGTGCATGAGGCTGCGCGTTTGGCCGCAATCATACATGGCGTATCGATTGCACTTCATGTTTCATGATTTGCGAGATAAAATAGATAACCCTGAAACCCAGCATGAGGAGATGCATGCAAGGAGTCGTGTGTAGGGGAATAGATAAAAAGCCACGCAATTAAGTGTGGCTTTTATTGTGTCCTCATGTTGGCATTACGCGACATCTGCAGGTGGAAGGAATGATATGTCCTCATCTTCTGCATTAGCCTCTGAGTCTTCTCGGTCGATTTCTGCTGGATCAACGCCGAGTAGTGCAAGTAGGCCAGTGTCGATAATGAATTGGCTACCAACTAGAAATAAACCATCATCCACTTCATGGACATGTTTTACAAGCACTGCCTGTTGTCCAACAACAAAGCCGCGTTTGGTAAAGCAAATTCGCCATGTTGAGCCGGCGCGTAGGTTTTCTTGGCAAATAAAGCCTAGGCCTCCGCGGCCAATATCACGTAGTTGTATTTCGATTGGTGTCGGGTCGAGCTTGCTGCGATTCATAGGATGAAGTTCAGCTTCACCTCTCACAACGTACCGATCGTAGTGACGGCTACATGGTGAGGATTCTTGAACCATACGAACGTTCTCAAGTCTGCCAAGCTCATCTAGGAGTTCTTCTGGGGATCGTTTGAACATGCTGGTGCTCCGGTAGTTGACGCATCAAGCCGGCTCTGCTCTAGCCTTCGCTTCATGCCTACAACGGCCATGGTTGTCCCCGCCCCAATACTGGAGTCACATAACTGCACCTTTGTTATCGACTCATATTTGATATGTCTTAAGTGTCCATCTGAGATTGCCTAGGGAAAATAGCTATATAACATGATAGTCCAATAATAAGCCAGTCCTTTGATAAGGACTGGCTTAAGCAATCGTCTATTAAAATACACTCATGTTGCCAAGTTATGGCGAAACGAATGGATTTGCCTGGGAATTTTGATCCAGGAAGAAGAGTCGTTCGAAATCGTTCCAAGCTGTGCGTGAACTATTGTCCATAACACGCGACCACTTATAGTGCATATCGCCAGCAGCTTGAGTGCCTGACATCAGTTCGGGAGTCATAGTACCACAGCCGGTCAAAGAAACCGCGACAACTGCGAGGACACATAAAGCTGAAACCGTCTTCAAGGTCTTTGTCATAAAGCACGCCTTTCGATGAATTGACGAGCCAATTGTCCTCATAAAATGATATTTTGTCAAATGTATTTCCTGACATTGGGGCAGGTTTCTTTGCCCAAAAACATACCTACCAACAAGGCGTCGCAAATAGTGACTTTTAGTCATAATATATGCTTGAAATGCCAGCTATTTGGCGATTTTGGCTGTTTGGCTGACCTTTTCTGCTGGACGCAGTACGATATTGACCGGCGTGCCTCTAGGGGGAATCAACGCAATATTGGGTTGTAAAGTCTGACCATCATTTGCACTCGATGGCCCGTCCTCGCTTGAAATAACATCATCGCCAAAACTGACCAGTGAAATGAATGTCCCATTCTCATCGGCCATATATCTTGGCTGGCCGTCCAAATCTTCCGCAAAAGCTGAGCCCGCGAAGACCCATTGCCTGCTACAGATGATTTGCTTGTCGGTTCTCCCAATGATCCATTCGGAGGCAGGAATTCTCACGAATTCGCCGCTTTTGGGATCGGTATACGTCAATTCGATTTCCACTCGATCACCTGTCGCTGGGTAAACCTTCCAGCCATCTTCTTCGCGGATTAGCTTCTGCGGTTTGCCTGGCTTAAGTCCGATCGAAACGAGCGCTAAATGAAGGTGTGAGGGTAGGGCGTCCGTTACAACCAGTGACTCGTATTCACGTGTATTCGGATTACATGCAAGAAGCTCAAGCCAATCGCAGACGTCAGATAGTTCCCAGCAAACTTGGCCGCTAATGGTTACAGTTCTTGTTTCTAAATTGGCAATAATTCCCGGTAAAACAAGCGTTTTAGGGTCGGTGTGGTTATTAGTCTCTTGTTGATATGACGCTTTGCTTTGGCGATCGGTAGTAGCTTCTACGGTTGCAGTTTTCGTAGGCGCTAAGGCGCAACCGCTCAGCAATGCGATTACAAATAAAACGAAACATAAAAGCGGAATCATCTGAAATCGTTCTGTCGTAATACCTTGATTCATGGTTCGAAGTGTATCGCACGAGGCGAAAAGATGAAAAGGAAAAAGGCCCGATTAGGAGAACCCTAATCGAACCTTTCCGGGGGCAAATCTGTGTTGCTCAAGGCAACTGGCCATATGATAGGTTAGCCTGATTGGATTGCAAGTGGTATTCTCATGAATGTATTGCTCAGGCAAAGAAAATGAGTGAGTTATTGCAAAAAAGCTTAATAAAGTCGCAATAGACATTTATAGCAATTGGTGTGAACAATCATTGAATAATTAATGTGGAAAGATTTCTACTCTGATTCTTGAGCTGTTATATATGATCACCTAATGTCTGTTAAGTCGAAATATGACTTACAATCCGCGTTATGCTCAAATGACATCGCAGCAATTTATGCGCAAGTAAGCCTTGAACAACCGCATTACAGGGATTCAGTTATGCAGCAAGACAAAATCAGAATCGGTTTCATTGGTGCCGGTGCAATTTGTGAACTCAGGCATCTGCCCGGCCTTAAAGCAATTGAAGACGTAGAACTGGTTTCTGTTTGTAATAGGACCCCCGATAGTAGTAGTAAAATCGCTAAGAAATGGGGTTTCCAAGATGTCGATACTGATTGGAATGTGCTCATTGCCCGAGAGGATATTGATGCTGTTTTTATTGGCACTTGGCCATACACGCATGCCCAAATGTCAATCGCTGCTCTTGAAGCCGGAAAGCACGTGTTCTGCCAGGCCAGAATGGCCGCTGATGTAGAACAGGCTCGGCAAATGCTCGAGGCCGCTGATGACAGCCCGCATCTCGTAGACATGATCTGTCCACCGCCTCACCGCATGCCTTATGAGCCTTATATTAAGCAGGTGCTTGCTGATAACGAACTTGGTGATCTTCGCGAGGTACGTCTTGTATGCCGTAACGCCGCAGATCTTGGCCCGTTAAATTGGCGGCAACGCACCGAATATTCTGGCCAGCAGATTATGCAAATTGGTATTTGGGCCGAAACCATCAATGCTTGGCTTGGTGAATATGAAGAATTGCGTGCCGAGTTTGAATCACCAATCGACAGCAAGCCTGACCCTGAAAACAACAATCAGGAATATGAGTTGCGCATCCCGCAAATTGTAAAAGTCGCCGGTTGGCTGAAATGTGGGGTCTTTATTCTCGAAGACCACTCCGGCGTGGCTATTGGTGAAAACGCAAACCACCTCACGATTACCGGTAGTCACGGCGCCATGCGCATCAACTACGATGGCGAGATTGAACGTGCAAAAAATGGTGAATCATTTCATCCTGTAGGCCCGCCTGTCACACTGCAGCGTGATTGGCAAGTTGAGCAGGATTTTATAGATGCGATCCATTTGGCTCAAGAAGGCATCCCTTCTTGTGATTGGGGTGTATCACCAGATTTTGCAGAAGGCTTTAAATATATGAAAAAAATGGATGCTCTTTGGCGGGCTGCAAAAACAAGTGATGTCGTCATAGTCTAATTCATGGTTAGCCGTCTTTGGATAGGTATGGTATAATTCTCGGTCATGAATTCTTCAGAATCTAAATACGAACCATTGCCTGCCGATCAGATCACGTGGGCAGCACTCCTTGGACAATGGGTTGAGTTTGCTCGTTCAGCCGTTGCGCTCCCTTCGAATGACGAGGGGGCACGAATGAAGGATTCCATCGCTGATGTGATCATGCTTCAGGCCGTCTGGTTTGCACTTGAAAGCCTCAGCGGCCTCTCCACTGACGAGCAAGCTCTCGGCCTTAACCGCGCTGCGCTTCTAATAAAAAAACACAAAGCAAATCTTGTCAGCCGTTACACGGAAATACAAATGCCGCACTCAATGAGCCAGCTCATTTCAGATGCAGAATCTAGCTACAGCAAAGCCAAATCAGCCGATAAAGAATAATCATTAAACTGCAAAAAAAGCTTTGATTTTACTAGATTCCTCTATATATTGAATTCTTACATCGCTAATCATGTTACTTTTAATTTAACTTCTATTGATTTTTGATTTCAATATTTTAAGTACTTGTTTTCAAATGTTTGTATAACGTTTAGATTGTCATAAATTACATTTACATCGATCTAGTCAATAATTGTTGATTATTATAACCGGCATAAAACCACACGAAACGAACACCAACCAAGGCGGAGAGGTTCTATCATCGTCATCATGTTGCCTGCTACGATTGTGCGTAGGTTATATGGATCAGAGCTTGGTAGAGAGATATACCGGTAGGGAGAGAACACCCACATCATTTAGTATGTGGGTGTTTTTATCTATTGATCCGCTGTATGCAATGATTAGCCCGTGAACCGATTGCAGATATTTAAATACGCCTTCACTGATTCTTTCAGCCCAGTTTGTAGCGCATCCGCGATCAGTGCATGTCCGATCGAAACCTCATCTAGCCACGGAATATGCTGAATCAAATAGCCGAGATTATCTAGATTCAAATCATGCCCCGCATTTAGCCCCAGTCCGGCTTTTTGTGCCGCTTTCGAAGCTTCGATGAACCGCCTTAAAACGTTATCCTGCTCGTCTGTTCCC contains these protein-coding regions:
- a CDS encoding Gfo/Idh/MocA family protein, whose translation is MQQDKIRIGFIGAGAICELRHLPGLKAIEDVELVSVCNRTPDSSSKIAKKWGFQDVDTDWNVLIAREDIDAVFIGTWPYTHAQMSIAALEAGKHVFCQARMAADVEQARQMLEAADDSPHLVDMICPPPHRMPYEPYIKQVLADNELGDLREVRLVCRNAADLGPLNWRQRTEYSGQQIMQIGIWAETINAWLGEYEELRAEFESPIDSKPDPENNNQEYELRIPQIVKVAGWLKCGVFILEDHSGVAIGENANHLTITGSHGAMRINYDGEIERAKNGESFHPVGPPVTLQRDWQVEQDFIDAIHLAQEGIPSCDWGVSPDFAEGFKYMKKMDALWRAAKTSDVVIV